The genomic window CCAGCCTCCGGACAGGGCGCTGGTGGGCTTGGCCAGGTCCGCGTCCCGGAACCCCAGCCCCTTGAGGATGCGCTCGGCGTGGTGGCGGCCGTAGTGGTCCTCGAAGTGGTCCAGCTCCGTGTGCAGGTCCGCCAGCTCCTGCGACAGCTCCAGCTGCGCGGCCTCATCCGTCTCCTGGGCGAGCTCCGCCTCGGTCTTATTCAGCCGGGCCTCCAGCGCGTCCCGGCCGGGCACGGTGCTCATCACCGCCTCCACCACCGAGCCCTCGGGCAAGCCCGCCAGCTCCTGAGGCAAGTAGCCCACCCGGGCCCCCCGCGCATAGATGATGGTGCCCGAGTCGGCGTGCTGCGCGCCGGCCAGGAGCTTCATCAGCGAGCTCTTTCCGGTTCCGTTGGCACCCACCAACCCCACGCGATCCCGGGGGCCGAGGGTGAAACTGGTGTCGTCGAAGAGGACCTTCTTACCGTAAGCGAGGCAGAGGTCCTGGGCGATGATGAGGCTCATGGCGGGTGTGGGGTGTAGCAGCCCGGAGCCTCCTCGGAAACGGTTTGCATGCCTGCTCGCCTACTCGCCGCGTCCTGACGGGCTTGCGTATACTGGCCTGCAATGGCCTCTCCTTGCGTTCACTGCGGAAGCACCGCCGGTCCTGACCACCTCTGTTCGGGGGCCAACTTGGCACTGGTGGGGCAGGTGCTCGATGGCCGGTACAAGATCGACAGCGTGCTCGGCCATGGCGGCATGGGCATGGTGTTCCGGGCCACGCAGACCTCCGTGCAGCGGCCCGTGGCCGTCAAGACGCTGAACTCGGCGCTGGCCGTCGCCCCCACCTTCTTCGAGCGCTTCCGCCGTGAGGCCGAGGTGGCCAGCCGCCTGCGCCACCCCAACGTCATCACCATCTTCGACTTTGGCCGGGCGCCCGACGGCACCTGCTACTTCGTGATGGAGCTCTTGGGTGGCGAGAGCCTCAAGGAGATCGTCAAGCGCGACGGGCCCATGCCCCTGCGGCGCGCGGTGAACATCCTGGAGCAGGCCGCGCGGGGGCTCGCCCACGCGCACGCGGAGAACTGCGTCCACCGGGACCTCAAGCCGCACAACATCATGGTGCAGCAGCTCGACGGGAAGGACTTCGTCAAGGTGCTGGACTTCGGCCTCGTCAAGGCGATGGAGCAGGACGAGGAGGAGCAGCTCACCTCCACCGGCCAGGTGCTCGGCACCCCGCAGTACATGCCCCCGGAGCAGGCCGGCGGCGAGCTGGTGGATGCCCGCTCGGACCTGTACGCCCTCACGGGCGTGCTCTTCTATTGCCTCACGGGCACCTCCCCCTACGGCGCCAACACGGTGCGCAAGGCGCTCACCGCCGCGCTCACGCAGACCGTGCCCGCCGTGAACAGCAAGCGCCAGGGGGCGCCCGTCCCACCCTCCGTCGACGCCTTCATGCAGAAGGGGCTCGCGCGCGAGAAGGAGGACCGCTTCCAGTCCGCCGAGGAGTTCATCGAGGAGATGCTGGACGCGGTGGAGGGCCTCTCCAACGAGGAGCTGGACGCGGCCCCCTCGGGCGGCGCCACCGGGCGCGAGAACAGCAGTGGCAGCAAGCCCAGCGTCTCCAAGCCCCGCAAGCCCGGCAGCCCGGTGGGAAGCTCCGGCGCCCGCGCGTCCCGGCCTTCCTCGGGGGCCTCCGGCCGGTCCCCCAACGTCATCGTCGCCAAGGGCTCCTCGGGCACCCCCTCCTCGAACCGGAGCAGATCCTCGGGGGGGGCTTCCCCGCGGTCCGCCCCCGGGCGGGCCGGAGAGCGCGCCCCCGCCCCGGAAGGCATGCCCCTGGCGAAGAAGGCCGCGTGGGTGGGCCTCCCCGCGATCCTGCTCCTGGCGGGGCTCGGGGTGGTGGCCGTGAAGATGCGCGGCCAGGACAAGGCGCCCGCCCGGCCGCAGCAGGCCGAACGTGCCCTGGCGGAGGCGCCCCGGCCCTCGGAGCCCCCCGCCCAGGCCGCCACGGAGGTGCTGCCCCCCGCGGCCCCCTCTTCCACGGTGCTGGTGAAGTGCAACACCACGCCCGACGGCGCCGCCATCTTCAACGAGCAGGACGAGCAGATCGGCACCACGCCCGGGATGCTGGCCCTGCCACGGGGCCAGAAGCACCGGCTCACCTTCCGGCTGGCGGGCCACCAGGACGCGGAGCGCCCACTGGACCTCAGCATCGCCGCGGGGGACATGCTCGCGGTGGACGTGCCGCTCACCCCGCTGCGCGCGGCCCCCGCGCCGGGCAAGCCCAAGCCCGCCCGCCCGGCCAGTCCGCCCCCCTCCGACATCTCCATCTTCGAATAGGTCCCCGCTCCTGCCGTCCCGGACGCCCAGCGTCCAGGCAGACAGGCGGTGGGGGGCCTGGCAACCCCCGCACCCGGTTTTTCCGGTGAATTGCAGGAGGGCGTTCCCAGCCCCATTTCACTGGGGATGCTCTCGACCTCTCAGATTACCTTCCGCGAAAAGACCCTCGCCGATCCACACGAGGCGGAGGAGTCCCCGCGCCGCACGGAGCGCGAGACGCTTCTTCAGGCGCGCATCAAGGATCTGAAGCTGCACCTCCAGGGCACCCCGCTGGAGCGGCACATCCAGCAGCTCTACACGGAGCTCGAAGCCAAGGGCATCTCCTTCCGGCCCGAGTGCTACCTGTCGGACCAGTGGGGGTGTCCCTCCGGCGTGCCCGTCATCGGCCTGCCCTTCTACCTGGCGGACCCTCGCCTGCACACCTTGGAGGCGGAGCTGGGGGGAGACGCGGAGACGGAGAGCGACATCCTCATGTACCTGCGTCACGAGGCCGGCCACGCCTTCAACTACGCCTACCGCCTCTACGACACCGAGGAGTGGCGCAAGGTGTTCGGGGACTACTCCAAGCCCTACCAGGACGACTACAAGCCGCGTCCCTTCAGCCGCAAGTACGTGGTGCACATCTCCGGCTGGTACGCGCAGAAGCACCCGGACGAGGACTTCGCGGAGACGTTCGCCGTGTGGCTGACCCCGGGCATGGACTGGGGCAAGCGCTACCTGGGCTGGGCCGCGCTCAAGAAGCTCCAGTACGTGGATGAGGTCATCCGGCGCATCGGCCGGACGCCCCCGGCCGTCCAGCTGGCCGACCGGGACCTGGACGTGGAGCAGATGGAGGAGACGGTCTCCGACCACTACCGCCAGCGCCAGCTCGAAGAGCGCGTGGAGCTGAAGCTGCGGGAGCACCTCGACCACGATCTCCTGGGCCTCTTCGAGCCCGCGGACGCGCCCTCCGCCGCCAGCGCGGAGACGCTCGTGCGGGCCGAGCGTCAGGCACTCATCCAGTCCGTCACGCGCTACAGCGGCGTGAATCGCGCCGTCATCGTCGCGCTCGTGGACCACCTGCTGGAGCGCACGGCCGCGCTGCGCCTCACCGTGCAGCTGGACAAGACGCGCGAGTACCTCACCAAGCTCACCTCGCTCGTGACGGCACTGGCGATGAACTACCTCTACACGGATCATTTCTTCGAGGTGGATTGAGGCCGCGCCCCGGGGTGCGCGGAGGGCGTTCGATACCTACCCTTGGAACACCATGCCGCTACCGCCCTTGAAGATCGCCATCCTCCACTACCAGCTGGAGGGAGACCCGGTGGACCCCGTCGTCACGCAGGTGGGCGAGTCCCTCCGGGAGCTGGGCCACCAGCCCAGCTTCATCGCGGTGAGCGATCGCGTCTCCGATCTTCTTCAGGAAATCCAAGCCGCGCAGTGTGATCTCGTCTTCAACCTCTGCGAGACGTTCGCGGAGGACTACCGCCTGGAGGTGAACGTCGCGGCGCTGATGGAGATGGCGCGCGTGAAGTTCACGGGCTCGGGCACGGCGGGGCTGCTGCTGGCCCAGGACAAGATCCTCACCAAGCAGCTGCTCGAGTACCACGAGATTCCCACCCCGGACTTCGCCACCTTCGACGGCATCTCCATGGAGACCAACGGGGATCTGGACTTCCCGCTCATCGTGAAGCCGGCCCGGAGCGATGCCTCCATCGGCATCGGCGGCAAGTCGCTGGTGCACAACTGGGAGCAGCTCACCACCCGGGTGCGGGCGATCCGCAAGGAGCTTCAGGACGAGGCGCTGGCCGAGGAGTTCATCAAGGGGCGCGAGGTGTACGTCGGCGTCATCGGGCCCAAGGAGCTGCCGGAGATCCTCCCCATCGTGGAGCTGGACTTCGGCAACTGGGACAAGAACAAGCCGACCATCTCCGACCGCGAGGTGAAGTTCGCCCCCGAGACGGAGGGCTCGCCCCGGCTCGTCATCGCCCGGGACATCTCCCCGGTGCTGCGCCAGCGCGTGGAGCGGGCCGCCCTGCTCGCGTACCGGGGCCTCAAGCTCCAGGACTACGCGCGCATCGACCTGCGCATCTCCGAGGAGGGAGACCCCTACATCCTCGAGGTGAACCCCAACCCGTACCTGGAGGACAAGAGCGAGCTGGCGATGGCGGCCCGGGAGAAGGGGATGTCCTACACCCAGCTCATCGGCCGCATCCTGGACTCGGCGGCCCACCGCTACGGGCTGGAGAAGCGGCAGGCCACCGGACTCCCGGATTCCGCGACAGTCCCGGCCATCGGGTGAGGAAGCCTGCGCGGAGTCCTGCCGCGCGGGGGATTTCTCGCTAAAAGAGAAGCCCGGCGCCCCGGCGCCCGCGAGTTCCCCCTCCCGAGGAAGTCTCACCATGGCCGAAGTCACCTTGGACCTGCGTGGTACGCCGAAAACCGCGGCGTACGCGGAGCTGCAGAAGCACGTCGAGGCAGTGCTGGAAGGCATCGACGACGAGATCACCGCGATGGCGACCATGAGTTGCCTGTTGCACCACGCCTTCGGGCACCTGTGGACGGGCTTCTACCGGGTGGTACAGCCCGGGAAGCTGCTCCGGGTGGGCCCCTACCAGGGCACGCTGGGATGCCTGGAGATCACCTTCGGCAAGGGCGTGTGCGGGGTCTCCGCGGCCACGCGCGAGACGGTGGTGGTGCCCGATGTGCACGCCTTCCCGGGCCACATCACGTGCGACGGCCGCTCGCAGTCGGAGATCGTCGTTCCGGTGTTTGGCAAGAACCGCGAGCTCATCGCGGTGCTGGACATCGACTCGGAGCACAAGGCCACCTTCGACGCGGTGGATCAGCAGGCACTCGAAACGATGATGGGGTGGTTCTCGCGCCCGCGCGGCTAGAGCGGCCGGTGCACGCGCAGCAGGGCGTAGGCCGCCAGTGTGCTCGCGTCCTTGATGCGCCCCTCCCGGACCAGGGCCTCGAACTCGCGCACCGTCACCTGCGTGCAGACGAGGCCCGCCTCCTCCTGCTCCAGCTTCTGGGGGCCCCGCGTGAGCGCCTCCGCCAGGAAGACGTGCATGCCCTGGTTCGAATAGCCCGGGGCCTCGAACAGGCGGCCCAGGTACGTCATGCGTCCGGCCACCAGCCCCGTCTCCTCCTGGAGCTCTCCGGCGGCGACCGCCTCGGGGGAGGCGTCCGCCTGGGTCTCCCACGCGCCCTGGGGAAATTCCAGAGACTGGGCCTGCACGGGGTAGCGGTACTGCTCCACCAGGTGGAACGTGCCGTGCTCGTAGGGAATGACGAGCGCGAAGTCCACCTTGCACACCACGCCGTAGATGCCCGTCGAGCCATCCGGCCTGCGGATGGCGTCCTCGCGCACGGTCATCCACCGGTTACGGTAGACCTCCCTCGAACCGAGCGTTTCGATCGTCATGGGCCCGAGGCTACCCCGAGGGCGAGCCTGCGGGCGAGCGTGGGAATGGCCGCTCTGCTCCCCGTGTAGACTCGGTGGATCGAGGTTGTTAGTGGACGTGTCCTGCTCAAGGAGCCGACGTGTTCCGACTTGAAACAGACCGGACGCTCATCGAGTCTTTCCGGCCCCGTGACCGCCGGGTCATCGAGATGCCCGCGGACATCCGCTTCCCGCTCTTCGTGCGCGATTACCTGGCCTGGACGGAGACGTCCGGCGGGCGCGTGTACCTCGTCTTCGCCGCGCCTGGAAGCCGCAAGCCCATTGGCATCATCTTCCGCC from Stigmatella erecta includes these protein-coding regions:
- a CDS encoding serine/threonine protein kinase; translation: MASPCVHCGSTAGPDHLCSGANLALVGQVLDGRYKIDSVLGHGGMGMVFRATQTSVQRPVAVKTLNSALAVAPTFFERFRREAEVASRLRHPNVITIFDFGRAPDGTCYFVMELLGGESLKEIVKRDGPMPLRRAVNILEQAARGLAHAHAENCVHRDLKPHNIMVQQLDGKDFVKVLDFGLVKAMEQDEEEQLTSTGQVLGTPQYMPPEQAGGELVDARSDLYALTGVLFYCLTGTSPYGANTVRKALTAALTQTVPAVNSKRQGAPVPPSVDAFMQKGLAREKEDRFQSAEEFIEEMLDAVEGLSNEELDAAPSGGATGRENSSGSKPSVSKPRKPGSPVGSSGARASRPSSGASGRSPNVIVAKGSSGTPSSNRSRSSGGASPRSAPGRAGERAPAPEGMPLAKKAAWVGLPAILLLAGLGVVAVKMRGQDKAPARPQQAERALAEAPRPSEPPAQAATEVLPPAAPSSTVLVKCNTTPDGAAIFNEQDEQIGTTPGMLALPRGQKHRLTFRLAGHQDAERPLDLSIAAGDMLAVDVPLTPLRAAPAPGKPKPARPASPPPSDISIFE
- a CDS encoding putative zinc-binding metallopeptidase, with the protein product MLSTSQITFREKTLADPHEAEESPRRTERETLLQARIKDLKLHLQGTPLERHIQQLYTELEAKGISFRPECYLSDQWGCPSGVPVIGLPFYLADPRLHTLEAELGGDAETESDILMYLRHEAGHAFNYAYRLYDTEEWRKVFGDYSKPYQDDYKPRPFSRKYVVHISGWYAQKHPDEDFAETFAVWLTPGMDWGKRYLGWAALKKLQYVDEVIRRIGRTPPAVQLADRDLDVEQMEETVSDHYRQRQLEERVELKLREHLDHDLLGLFEPADAPSAASAETLVRAERQALIQSVTRYSGVNRAVIVALVDHLLERTAALRLTVQLDKTREYLTKLTSLVTALAMNYLYTDHFFEVD
- a CDS encoding D-alanine--D-alanine ligase family protein, which codes for MPLPPLKIAILHYQLEGDPVDPVVTQVGESLRELGHQPSFIAVSDRVSDLLQEIQAAQCDLVFNLCETFAEDYRLEVNVAALMEMARVKFTGSGTAGLLLAQDKILTKQLLEYHEIPTPDFATFDGISMETNGDLDFPLIVKPARSDASIGIGGKSLVHNWEQLTTRVRAIRKELQDEALAEEFIKGREVYVGVIGPKELPEILPIVELDFGNWDKNKPTISDREVKFAPETEGSPRLVIARDISPVLRQRVERAALLAYRGLKLQDYARIDLRISEEGDPYILEVNPNPYLEDKSELAMAAREKGMSYTQLIGRILDSAAHRYGLEKRQATGLPDSATVPAIG
- a CDS encoding GAF domain-containing protein, translated to MAEVTLDLRGTPKTAAYAELQKHVEAVLEGIDDEITAMATMSCLLHHAFGHLWTGFYRVVQPGKLLRVGPYQGTLGCLEITFGKGVCGVSAATRETVVVPDVHAFPGHITCDGRSQSEIVVPVFGKNRELIAVLDIDSEHKATFDAVDQQALETMMGWFSRPRG
- a CDS encoding NUDIX domain-containing protein, yielding MTIETLGSREVYRNRWMTVREDAIRRPDGSTGIYGVVCKVDFALVIPYEHGTFHLVEQYRYPVQAQSLEFPQGAWETQADASPEAVAAGELQEETGLVAGRMTYLGRLFEAPGYSNQGMHVFLAEALTRGPQKLEQEEAGLVCTQVTVREFEALVREGRIKDASTLAAYALLRVHRPL